GGACAGACGCCATCGCCGAGTCCGCCGCCGCGCTCACCGGATCGTTGTCCCAGCGCCCCCCTGATTTCTCGGCACGGAAGGTCGGGGGACAGCGTCTCTATCGCCTCGCCCGTCGCGGCGTCGAGGTCGAGGCCCCGGAGCGATCGGTTCAGGTGGATCGCTTCCAGCTCGACGCGACCGACGATCCCGCCCGATTTCGATTCGAGGCGGTGGTCTCCGCCGGTACCTACATCCGCTCGCTGGTTCGAGACCTCGGTGCAGATCTGGGTTGCGGTGCCGTGATGGAGAGCCTCCGCCGGACCGCCATCGGCCCGCTGAAGATCGCCGACGCGTTGAGCTGGGAAGGCGTGCCCGACCCGGCGGCTCTCCGAGACGGGCTTGTGGCCCCCTCCGATCTGCCCCTGGAGCTGCCCCGTACGGGCCTGGCGGATGCGGAGGATTGCCGGCGATTTCGCCTCGGACAACCGATCCACTCGTCGATAGCGGGATCCACCGAGGGGCAGACGGCGGTTCTGGATCCCTCCGGGCGACTCCTGGGCGTCGCGGAGTGGCAGGGTCCGGTTCTCAAGCCGAGATTGGTCCTACCCGAAGCCCCCTGAGGGGAGGTCTGCGCGGTTGTTGCCCCCCTACGGCCTGTGATACCTTCCCGCAGTTCAAGAGACGAAAACCTAATGTTTTCATTCTCTTATCTAGCCCGTACGCATGTGACGGCGGCGTTGGAGGAGGATTCGAAGTGTCCCTGTCTCGCGATGGCAAGTCCGACCTGATTCAGTCCCACCGAACTCACGACAGTGACACCGGCTCACCGGAAGTCCAGATCGCGATCCTGACCAAGCGGATCGAATACCTCACCGAACATTTCCGAACCCACGCCAAGGACCATCATTCCCGCCAGGGATTGCTGAAGATGGTCGGCAAGCGGCGCCGACTTCTGGACTATGTCAAGAAGAAGGACCTGGGCCGCTACCAGCAGATCATCGGCCGTCACGGCCTGCGCAAATAGCACCAAGCGGAGAAGAAATTGATCACAAGAAAAGAGATTGAAATCGGCGGCAAGCCGATCGTTGTTGAGA
This is a stretch of genomic DNA from Acidobacteriota bacterium. It encodes these proteins:
- the truB gene encoding tRNA pseudouridine(55) synthase TruB, which gives rise to MSWLGLLLVDKPEGPTSHDIVAVVRRATGERRIGHTGTLDPLATGLLPLAIGPVTRLIQFLPHSPKTYVGTLLLGQTSDTDDISGQTTTRHEGTLPGTDAIAESAAALTGSLSQRPPDFSARKVGGQRLYRLARRGVEVEAPERSVQVDRFQLDATDDPARFRFEAVVSAGTYIRSLVRDLGADLGCGAVMESLRRTAIGPLKIADALSWEGVPDPAALRDGLVAPSDLPLELPRTGLADAEDCRRFRLGQPIHSSIAGSTEGQTAVLDPSGRLLGVAEWQGPVLKPRLVLPEAP
- the rpsO gene encoding 30S ribosomal protein S15 encodes the protein MSLSRDGKSDLIQSHRTHDSDTGSPEVQIAILTKRIEYLTEHFRTHAKDHHSRQGLLKMVGKRRRLLDYVKKKDLGRYQQIIGRHGLRK